One window of the Chryseobacterium sp. CY350 genome contains the following:
- a CDS encoding isopenicillin N synthase family dioxygenase translates to MDKIPSVDLRDFLSGDPERKQKFVNEIGKAYEEIGFVALKGHFLDDQLVDDLYEEVKNFFELPTETKQKYEIPGIGGQRGYVGFGKETAKGFKKGDLKEFWHFGQYVSDDSKYKSQYPDNVTVDELPKFNEVGKEAYQMLEKTGKYVLRALALYLGLDEFYFDDKIAEGNSILRPIHYPPITQEPDDAVRAAAHGDINLITLLMGSQGKGLQVQNHKGEWIDAIAETEELMINVGDMLSRHTNNKLKSTIHRVVNPPRELWGTSRYSIPFFMHPVSEMSLNALENCVDENHPKLYEDTTAGEFLHERLIELGLIKK, encoded by the coding sequence ATGGATAAAATACCTAGTGTAGACCTGCGTGATTTCCTTTCGGGTGACCCGGAACGCAAACAGAAATTTGTAAATGAAATCGGAAAAGCTTACGAAGAAATTGGTTTTGTTGCCTTAAAAGGACATTTCCTTGATGACCAACTCGTAGATGATCTTTATGAAGAAGTGAAAAACTTCTTTGAACTTCCTACAGAAACCAAACAAAAGTACGAGATCCCCGGAATTGGAGGACAGCGAGGCTATGTAGGTTTTGGAAAAGAAACTGCAAAAGGATTTAAAAAAGGTGATTTGAAAGAGTTTTGGCATTTTGGACAATACGTTTCGGATGACTCAAAATACAAAAGCCAATATCCTGACAATGTAACTGTTGATGAGCTTCCAAAGTTTAATGAAGTCGGAAAAGAAGCCTATCAAATGCTTGAAAAAACAGGGAAATATGTTTTGAGAGCTTTAGCGTTGTATCTTGGTCTTGATGAGTTTTATTTTGACGATAAAATTGCAGAAGGAAATTCTATTTTAAGACCTATTCACTATCCGCCAATTACTCAGGAACCGGATGATGCGGTAAGAGCAGCTGCTCATGGAGACATCAACTTAATTACTCTTTTGATGGGTTCTCAGGGAAAAGGTCTTCAGGTTCAAAATCACAAAGGCGAATGGATTGATGCGATTGCAGAAACGGAGGAACTGATGATTAACGTCGGAGATATGCTTTCGAGACACACCAACAATAAGCTGAAATCTACAATTCACAGAGTGGTTAATCCACCAAGAGAATTGTGGGGGACTTCAAGATATTCCATCCCCTTCTTTATGCATCCGGTAAGCGAAATGTCACTGAATGCGCTTGAAAATTGTGTGGACGAAAATCATCCTAAATTGTATGAAGATACAACTGCAGGAGAATTTTTACATGAACGACTAATCGAATTGGGACTAATAAAAAAATAA
- a CDS encoding HlyD family secretion protein produces METKKDILDNIELRSESVQDILTEPPHWMFRWGNTIILIILLMILAMSYIIKYPEFVPAPIIVTSQNPPEKIEARSSSKIEKIFIKDHQKVKKGEVMLVLQSTANYQDVLKLKKIVDSIASDQLLSFPVNDVSHYKLGELQSDYNSFAKAFQDENLFTRLQPYAPENLAANQSLSESRSRIIALKQQRNLEAAKTELTLKNYKRSQELFNQGVIAAVELEGEKLKYLQAQQNLENISISLSQMQESISNLNKTKSGTAINTEKDKITYSSQTLQLFEQLRKSLKQWEQTYLIISSTNGMASFQQFYGENQFVKAGDPIISILPDHTEQLVGRMSVPTANSGKIITGQKVLIKLDNYRFQEYGIIEGKVQNISLIPDDKGNYYVDVVLPKGLKTSYNKTLKFDKELRGNAEIVTQDLRLIERFFYQIRKLLGYQS; encoded by the coding sequence TTGGAAACTAAAAAAGACATTTTAGACAACATAGAACTCCGCTCAGAAAGCGTTCAGGATATTCTCACAGAACCGCCACATTGGATGTTTCGTTGGGGCAACACGATTATATTGATCATTTTGTTAATGATTTTGGCGATGAGTTATATCATTAAATATCCTGAATTTGTTCCGGCTCCAATCATTGTTACGTCACAAAATCCGCCTGAGAAAATTGAGGCAAGGAGCAGCTCGAAAATCGAAAAGATATTTATAAAGGATCATCAGAAAGTAAAAAAAGGCGAGGTGATGCTGGTTTTGCAGTCTACAGCAAATTATCAGGATGTGTTAAAATTAAAAAAAATAGTAGATTCTATCGCTTCAGATCAACTGCTTTCTTTTCCCGTGAATGATGTTTCTCATTATAAATTGGGCGAATTGCAAAGTGATTACAACAGTTTTGCGAAAGCTTTTCAGGATGAGAATTTATTTACGAGATTGCAACCGTATGCTCCTGAAAATCTGGCAGCTAATCAAAGTTTATCAGAATCCCGAAGTCGAATCATCGCTTTAAAGCAGCAAAGAAATCTTGAAGCTGCGAAAACAGAACTTACTCTAAAAAATTATAAGCGTTCACAGGAATTATTCAATCAGGGCGTAATTGCGGCAGTAGAACTTGAAGGTGAAAAACTAAAATATCTTCAGGCTCAGCAGAATTTAGAAAACATCAGTATTTCTTTATCTCAGATGCAGGAAAGTATTTCGAATCTCAATAAAACAAAAAGCGGAACCGCAATCAATACAGAAAAAGATAAAATCACCTATTCTTCACAAACTTTGCAGCTGTTTGAGCAGTTGAGAAAATCACTGAAACAGTGGGAACAAACTTATCTCATTATTTCTTCTACCAATGGAATGGCAAGTTTTCAGCAGTTTTACGGTGAAAATCAATTTGTAAAAGCAGGTGATCCTATCATCTCAATTTTGCCGGATCATACTGAGCAATTGGTGGGAAGAATGTCTGTACCAACGGCAAACTCCGGCAAAATTATAACCGGACAAAAAGTTTTAATTAAATTAGACAATTACCGCTTTCAGGAATACGGAATCATCGAAGGGAAAGTTCAGAATATCTCTCTGATTCCCGACGATAAAGGAAATTATTATGTTGATGTTGTTTTGCCTAAAGGTTTAAAAACGTCTTACAATAAAACCCTAAAGTTTGATAAAGAACTGAGGGGAAATGCTGAAATCGTCACCCAAGATTTGAGGTTGATTGAAAGGTTTTTCTATCAGATTAGAAAATTGTTGGGGTATCAAAGTTAA
- a CDS encoding peptidase domain-containing ABC transporter translates to MKKKFPFYLQPDSKDCGPTCLRIVSKYYGKSISLQQIRNLSETTREGSSLLGLSDAAEDLGFRSLGVQIDFNTLAEEVPFPCIVHWNKNHFVVIYKIDKNNIVYISDPSYGLITYTREEFIKRWIGENASENTEEGIVLILETTPAFFQTEFDDHESKASFSFLSKYLLKYKSLIVQLAVGLLAGSLLSLILPFLTQSIVDVGIQNQDLNFIYLVLLAQVMLFLGRMGIEVIRSWILLHLSTRINISIISDFFIKLMKLPISFFDTRMTGDIMQRINDHHRIEQLLTNSSLNTLFSLVNLIIFSIVLLFYDYRLFVVYLVGAILYIGWITFFLGKRKELDYKRFSQVSQEQSKVIELINGMQEIKMHNAEKQKRWDWEFLQVKLFKLRIKSLSLEQWQSVGGNFINQMKDILVSFLSAKLVLEGNLTLGMMLSVQYIIGQLNSPLLQLIDFIKQTQDAKISLERLGEIHDKEDEESKDEQYATEIPEKDIEISNMSFRYIGSDVPVFENLSLNIPYQKTTAIVGASGSGKTTLLKLLMKFYEPNEGEIKIGNTQMKNISPRFWRDQCGVVMQEGYVFNDTIANNIAVGEDYVDKTKLRKAVEIANIKEFIEGLPLSYNTKIGNEGLGVSGGQKQRLFIARAVYKSPEYIFFDEATSALDANNEKVIMENLEQFFEGKTAIVIAHRLSTVKHADKIIVLDKGKVVEEGNHAELVSLKGEYYRLVKNQLELGN, encoded by the coding sequence TTGAAAAAAAAATTCCCCTTTTACCTTCAGCCGGATTCCAAAGACTGCGGTCCTACCTGTCTCAGAATAGTCAGCAAATATTACGGAAAAAGCATTTCGCTACAACAGATCCGTAACCTTTCAGAAACGACAAGAGAAGGAAGCAGTTTGCTTGGGTTGAGTGATGCTGCTGAAGATTTGGGCTTCCGTTCTTTGGGAGTGCAGATCGATTTTAATACTTTGGCTGAAGAAGTTCCTTTCCCGTGTATTGTACACTGGAACAAAAATCATTTTGTAGTTATTTATAAAATTGATAAAAATAACATTGTTTACATTTCTGATCCTAGCTATGGTTTGATTACGTACACAAGAGAAGAATTTATCAAACGATGGATCGGCGAAAATGCCAGCGAAAACACAGAAGAAGGAATTGTTTTGATTCTAGAAACAACACCTGCTTTTTTCCAGACCGAATTTGATGATCATGAAAGTAAAGCCAGTTTTTCTTTTCTTTCTAAATACCTGCTTAAGTATAAATCATTGATTGTTCAGTTGGCGGTGGGTTTATTAGCAGGAAGTTTATTGTCGCTTATCCTTCCTTTCCTTACCCAAAGTATTGTGGATGTGGGAATTCAGAATCAAGATCTTAATTTTATCTATTTGGTTTTATTGGCTCAAGTCATGCTTTTTCTTGGCAGAATGGGAATTGAAGTCATCCGAAGCTGGATTTTACTTCATCTATCCACGAGAATTAATATTTCGATCATCTCAGATTTCTTTATTAAATTAATGAAACTTCCAATAAGTTTCTTTGATACGAGAATGACGGGAGATATCATGCAGAGAATCAATGACCATCACAGAATTGAGCAGCTTTTGACCAATTCATCTTTAAATACACTGTTTTCATTAGTCAATCTGATTATTTTCAGTATCGTTTTACTGTTTTACGATTACAGATTATTTGTTGTTTATCTTGTTGGGGCGATTTTATATATCGGATGGATCACTTTTTTCCTCGGAAAACGAAAAGAACTCGATTATAAAAGATTTTCACAGGTTTCCCAAGAGCAAAGCAAAGTCATTGAACTGATCAATGGAATGCAGGAAATCAAAATGCACAACGCCGAAAAACAAAAACGTTGGGATTGGGAGTTTTTGCAGGTTAAATTATTTAAACTCAGAATAAAATCGCTTTCACTTGAGCAATGGCAATCCGTTGGTGGAAACTTTATCAATCAGATGAAAGACATTTTGGTGAGTTTTCTTTCTGCCAAATTGGTTTTGGAAGGAAACCTTACTTTGGGGATGATGCTTTCTGTTCAGTACATTATCGGACAATTAAACAGTCCGCTTTTACAACTAATAGATTTCATCAAACAAACTCAGGATGCTAAAATTTCTTTGGAAAGATTGGGCGAAATTCACGATAAGGAAGATGAAGAAAGCAAAGATGAGCAATATGCTACCGAAATCCCTGAAAAAGATATAGAGATCAGCAATATGTCTTTCAGATACATCGGTTCGGATGTTCCTGTTTTTGAAAATTTAAGTTTAAATATTCCTTATCAAAAAACAACAGCCATTGTCGGAGCTAGTGGAAGTGGTAAAACGACGCTGCTGAAATTATTAATGAAATTTTATGAACCCAACGAGGGAGAAATAAAAATAGGGAATACCCAAATGAAAAACATCTCACCGAGATTCTGGAGAGATCAGTGCGGCGTTGTGATGCAGGAAGGTTATGTTTTTAATGATACGATTGCCAATAATATTGCTGTTGGTGAAGATTATGTAGATAAAACAAAACTTAGAAAAGCAGTCGAAATTGCCAATATCAAAGAGTTTATTGAAGGACTACCGTTAAGTTACAATACGAAGATCGGAAACGAAGGACTTGGCGTAAGTGGCGGACAAAAACAAAGATTGTTCATCGCAAGAGCGGTTTACAAATCTCCGGAATATATTTTCTTTGACGAAGCAACAAGTGCTTTAGATGCAAATAATGAAAAAGTAATCATGGAAAATCTGGAACAGTTTTTTGAAGGTAAAACGGCCATCGTGATTGCTCACAGATTGTCCACCGTAAAACATGCCGATAAAATAATTGTCTTAGATAAGGGAAAAGTGGTGGAAGAAGGAAATCATGCGGAATTGGTATCTTTAAAAGGTGAATATTACAGACTCGTTAAAAATCAGTTAGAACTTGGAAACTAA
- a CDS encoding peptidase domain-containing ABC transporter has product MKKDLLIKQHDLKDCGAACLASVSAHYGLKMPIAKIRQLSHTDTRGTNVLGMVQGLEKMGFNAKGVKGGADALPEIPLPAIAHIITKEQYHHYVVIYKASKGKIEVMDPAFGKIEEYSIDDFSKTWTGVLILLEPNEYFEQKDEKTSIYKRFWNLVQPHKSILIQALLGALVYTILGLSTSIYIEKITDYVLIDGNKRLLNLLSVGMIVILLFQIFIGTMKSVLVLQTGQKMDKHLILGYYKHLLKLPQRFFDTMKVGEIISRVNDAVKIRTFINDVSIQIFVNIFIIILSFALMFSYYWKLALITALVIPFYFFVYLITNKLNKKVERKLMEESAELESHLVESITSVKTIKQFGIETFANNKTDNAFSKLLKTIYISAMNAFFSGNSSEFLSRVFTIVLLWAGSGYVIDRTITPGELLSFYALIGYFTGPVSQLIGMNKTIQNALIAADRLFQIMDLEREENTEKIDLKTENIGNIQFKEVFFSYGSRTDVFTGFNCVIEKGKTTALVGESGSGKTTLASLIQNLYPLKTGKILIGDYDINYISNYSLRNLVSVVPQQIDLFSGNVIENIAIGEDFPDIQHILDITKKLGILGFVEKLPNGFQTYLGENGALLSGGQKQRIAIARALYKNPEILILDEATSSLDTESEQVIQNTLQEFRNQGKTMIVIAHRLSTIANADTILVMKEGQIIEQGSHNDLISKDSAYKSMWEKQGTNFN; this is encoded by the coding sequence ATGAAGAAAGATTTATTAATAAAACAACACGATCTGAAAGATTGTGGTGCTGCTTGCTTGGCTTCTGTTTCTGCGCATTATGGGCTAAAAATGCCGATTGCAAAAATCCGCCAGTTAAGTCATACCGACACACGAGGAACAAACGTATTGGGAATGGTGCAAGGCTTGGAGAAAATGGGATTCAATGCTAAGGGGGTAAAAGGCGGTGCAGATGCTTTGCCAGAAATTCCGCTTCCTGCTATTGCGCACATTATTACCAAAGAACAATACCATCATTATGTAGTTATTTACAAAGCTTCCAAGGGAAAAATAGAAGTGATGGATCCTGCTTTTGGAAAAATAGAAGAATATTCTATTGATGATTTTTCTAAAACTTGGACAGGAGTTCTTATTCTATTGGAGCCTAATGAGTACTTTGAGCAGAAAGATGAAAAAACAAGCATTTATAAAAGATTTTGGAACTTAGTACAGCCCCACAAAAGTATCTTAATTCAGGCATTATTGGGTGCGCTTGTGTATACTATTTTAGGACTTTCCACCTCTATTTATATTGAGAAAATTACAGATTATGTCTTGATAGATGGTAACAAGAGACTTTTGAATCTACTCTCAGTAGGAATGATAGTTATTTTGTTATTTCAGATTTTTATAGGGACTATGAAATCTGTTCTGGTATTGCAGACGGGTCAAAAAATGGATAAGCACCTCATTTTAGGATATTATAAGCATTTATTAAAACTTCCTCAGCGTTTTTTTGATACAATGAAAGTGGGGGAAATCATATCGAGAGTAAATGATGCTGTTAAAATAAGGACTTTTATTAATGATGTTTCCATACAGATTTTTGTAAACATTTTCATTATTATTCTATCATTTGCTTTAATGTTTAGCTATTATTGGAAGTTGGCACTTATTACAGCATTGGTAATTCCATTCTATTTTTTTGTATACTTGATTACCAATAAATTGAATAAAAAAGTAGAAAGAAAATTAATGGAAGAAAGCGCAGAGTTAGAATCTCATTTGGTAGAATCAATAACATCTGTAAAAACCATTAAACAGTTTGGGATAGAGACATTTGCCAATAATAAGACTGATAATGCATTTAGCAAGCTTTTAAAGACTATTTATATCTCTGCAATGAATGCGTTTTTTTCCGGTAACTCTTCTGAATTTTTATCAAGAGTCTTTACTATTGTATTGCTTTGGGCAGGATCGGGATATGTTATTGACAGAACGATAACGCCTGGTGAGTTATTATCTTTTTATGCATTAATAGGATATTTTACCGGTCCTGTTTCACAATTAATAGGGATGAATAAAACCATCCAAAATGCTTTAATAGCTGCCGACCGCCTTTTTCAAATCATGGATTTGGAACGGGAAGAGAATACCGAAAAAATAGACCTTAAAACTGAAAATATTGGGAACATACAATTTAAGGAGGTGTTCTTCAGCTACGGAAGCAGAACTGATGTTTTTACTGGTTTTAACTGCGTTATTGAAAAAGGTAAAACGACGGCACTCGTTGGAGAAAGCGGTAGTGGTAAAACTACTTTAGCTTCTTTAATTCAAAATTTGTATCCTCTCAAAACGGGTAAAATACTCATTGGAGATTATGATATAAACTACATATCTAATTATTCGCTTAGGAATTTAGTATCAGTGGTGCCACAGCAGATAGATTTGTTTTCAGGAAATGTAATTGAAAACATTGCTATTGGTGAAGATTTTCCAGATATCCAACATATCTTAGATATAACAAAAAAACTGGGAATACTTGGTTTTGTGGAGAAGTTGCCAAACGGATTTCAAACATACTTAGGTGAGAATGGAGCTTTATTATCTGGTGGACAAAAACAGAGAATAGCAATAGCAAGAGCTTTATATAAAAATCCTGAAATATTGATATTGGACGAAGCTACCTCGTCACTGGATACAGAATCTGAGCAGGTCATCCAAAACACATTACAGGAATTTAGAAATCAAGGCAAAACAATGATCGTAATAGCCCACCGTCTAAGTACTATTGCTAATGCTGATACTATTTTGGTTATGAAAGAAGGGCAAATTATAGAACAAGGAAGTCATAATGATTTGATATCCAAAGATTCTGCTTACAAATCTATGTGGGAAAAGCAGGGCACGAATTTTAATTAA
- a CDS encoding HlyD family secretion protein, producing METKKQMKNTIYICILFFIVAVLASLPFIYIPISSSSRGIVRSVHENTQISSVVSGKIIFSKLDKNNQQIKQGDTLLIITAEQLDTQKNLQNSQSSDYSAQLQDLNKLTRGQISGLQTGQFQRELSAMHEKIAQIQTQLSLAQKDFERTSTLYNQGVIPKAEYDKYYYDYQGLKKQISGIREQQIAQWQTQKREVERQIRSLGSEIQRIDQEQKNYIITAPVSGRLINFSGIQKGNFLVQGTPIGQISPEQSLIAECLVSPKDIGFIHSGQKVKFQIDTYNYNQWGLLKGKVQEIEQNIKINEQTGEASFRVLCIMDRNYLQLKSGYKGNIGKGMSFTARFHLIDRTLWQLLFDRVDDWFNPKLK from the coding sequence TTGGAAACTAAAAAACAAATGAAAAATACAATATATATCTGCATTCTCTTCTTTATCGTTGCAGTTTTAGCTTCATTACCTTTTATTTACATTCCCATTTCTTCCTCTTCACGAGGCATTGTACGTTCAGTACACGAGAATACACAAATCTCTTCTGTTGTTTCAGGAAAAATAATATTTAGTAAACTTGATAAAAATAATCAGCAAATAAAACAGGGTGATACTCTTCTAATAATTACCGCAGAGCAACTTGATACTCAAAAAAATCTTCAAAACAGTCAAAGTTCAGATTATTCAGCACAGCTACAAGATTTAAATAAATTGACGAGAGGACAAATTTCAGGACTGCAAACCGGGCAATTTCAGAGAGAGCTATCAGCGATGCACGAAAAAATCGCACAGATACAAACACAATTATCATTGGCACAGAAAGACTTTGAAAGAACTTCAACTCTTTATAATCAAGGTGTAATTCCTAAAGCAGAATACGATAAATACTATTATGATTATCAAGGTTTAAAAAAACAAATTTCCGGTATAAGAGAACAACAGATTGCTCAGTGGCAAACACAAAAAAGAGAGGTTGAAAGACAAATACGTTCTTTAGGGTCAGAAATACAGCGTATCGATCAAGAACAAAAAAATTACATTATAACGGCTCCGGTTTCAGGAAGGCTGATTAATTTTTCAGGAATCCAGAAAGGAAATTTTTTGGTACAAGGAACTCCCATAGGACAAATTTCACCTGAGCAGTCACTCATTGCGGAATGTCTGGTTTCTCCAAAAGATATAGGATTTATTCATTCAGGACAAAAAGTCAAATTCCAGATTGATACTTATAATTACAATCAATGGGGATTACTAAAAGGAAAAGTGCAAGAAATTGAGCAGAATATAAAAATTAATGAACAAACTGGGGAAGCATCTTTTAGAGTTCTTTGTATAATGGATAGAAATTATCTACAGCTAAAAAGTGGGTATAAAGGGAATATTGGAAAAGGAATGAGTTTTACGGCTCGCTTTCATTTAATAGACCGCACATTATGGCAACTATTATTTGACAGAGTAGATGATTGGTTTAATCCAAAACTAAAATAA